CAGTATGCAGATTAAAATTGCTTTTACATGGCAGATACACACTTCATATTTTGACACATTACCATCTAGCCATATATCTGACAGAATTTGTACAGAGAAACAGTttaatgtctttctgtcttaacACATCTCAAATAACTTTCCATTAATGACAAAGTCACTAGCTTCTGTAAGTTTAGATTAAACCATTCTCTATTACAATtaagacattttaaaatgtcttagaactgccatatatatatatttttttagcttTTGAAGTTTAAGTCGAGTCATTTTCTCCTAATGCAATTCGGATACTCCAAGATTTCTCAGTTCTGTTAAACCCATTCCATCAAAAGACTATCTTTCTAGATACATGTGTGAGGTTCATCCTTCCCCAAGAGAGAAATCTTTTCTTTCAAGATGATAAACTATACTAATTACATAGCATATAGCGTGTGTATTGTACATAGACAATATCCATACGTACATTATACATAAAgcatttaaagacatttttatctTACCATTTGCTTAAAGGGCATTTCgtagaatggtgaaacaggtacaATGACATTTAACGTAGGCTGCCTGAATCTTTTCCTAAGACACCATCACCACACAACAATTATGGTTTCACACAAAAGTTGCACATCACTACAAATTCTTTCATCATGTATCATGTTGAAGAAAGTGTTCCAAAGAGAAGTGGAAAGCGCATGACATCACGCTTCACCTTATGCATGCGTCAGTCATTCTCACGCCTCACTAGGTGGGTAAGCGGTACTTTTGAGACCCAGATTCTATAATGTAGTTATCATAAAAAAGTTATATATTATGCCACAgtactaaaaataaaatgtattcttCTTAAATAGTGAAAATAAGATAtccttcatatttttatttcacatgTATTTTCTTGTTTGACCTCTTTTCCCTCAtttgaaatgaaataataaagcCCGGCACTTCATTTTTGTAACAATGACAATATGCAGGCAATTTATTGGCCTAAAGGAAGGTGATAAGGCCATTTTACCTTGTCATTAATTAATTGACAGAAATACTTCCACAATGCATCCAGTACATgataaaaatataagaataaaaaagacGAATAAATATAACATCTCAGTTATTGAAAAGCCAAAAGTACAATTGTACCTTATTACGAATATGGTCTTGAATATCCGTAATCTTTGTGTTGAGTAGGTACAGCAACTACTGGAAACAGGCGCGTCCCTCACCAGGCTCTGAGCTCTCAGCTGGGACTAGCTCGGCTAGTAAGACAGAGTTTGGGGGTTCTGGGCAAGAAAGGGCTTTGGTGGTATCCAGGTGTGCGCCCCCGGGTCTCTGGCGACTCCCAGTCCTCAGGCCGTCCTGGGAGCCTCTGGGCAACCAGCTCCCGCGCTCCCCAGCTAACGGGTGAGCGCGCCGGCGACCTTCCGAGATGCGAAACTGGCGCTTCCATCCCGCATCCTGCGCTACGTGTTTCCTAGAACAGAATGAAACGTGGCGAAACCCCGGGAGAGAGCGGAGTTGGAGCGACCCCAGCCCAGTAGACCGATCACAGCCTAAGGTCACCGCGTCCCCCGCAGCCCCAGCCCGGCCTGTCAGCCGCGGTCCTGCGCACCCTGCAGCTCAGATGAGTGGGAAGCGGCCCTGGCCGTCGGACTCCCTGGTACCGAGTACCGAGACGGGCAGTACGACTTCCCCGGGGCTGAGCTGCTGCAGCCGCATGGACTCCTCGTAGGTGGGTAGGTACTTGACCTCCTCGTAGCTGGGAAGCTGCAGGAACACCGGCGAGACGCCGGGCAGCTCGTTCTCCGGGTCGCCGGCAGGGCCCCCGCGGTCCAGCAGCGAGTCCTGGGAGCCGGCAGCCGCCTCGTCCCGCAGCAGCGCGGGAGCGTCGTCGTCGGGGGCCCCCGCGCCCCCCGGCTGTCCTGGGCGCGCCTGGCCGCGCGGGGGCCTGCGCGGGCTAGGGCAGATGATGCGTTGCAGGAAGTAGCCGATGGCGAAGAGCACGAGCAGGATGAGCAGCCCCGATAGCTTGCGCACGAACCAGCCTACGCCGTCCAGGAAAGCGTGCAGCGGCAGCTTGCAGCAGCGCACGGCCGTGGCGTTGGCGGCGGCACAGCAGCGCTCCCGCTCGCCGCACGCCAGCTCCGCGCAGCTCCCGCCGCCCCGCGAGGGCGCCACCAGCGTCGCCAGCGCCAGCAGCAGCGCTGGCGCCACCGGCAGGCCGTCGGCTGTGACCCCCGGCCCCCGCATGGCTCCGGGCCGGGGGCCCGAGGCTTCCGAGTGCCCGAGGGTCGCGCCCCTCCCCGGGCACTTCGCTCCGTACCTCCCGCGCGCCTCCCGCGCCGCAGCCACCTGCGGCCGGAGCTGCCCTCGCCCGGGCGGGAGGAAGAGCCGGCGCGACCGGAGCAGCTGACCTCAAGCCCGCGCGCCCAGCCGCCCCGGCCCGGCGCGCGTCGTCCGGTGCCACCCGGCTGGCAGAGGCCGCTTGCGCCGGGCCGCGGCGGGCATGGTGGCGCCCGGGCCGCCTCCTCCACGCCGGCGCTGCGGGGCGCTAAGGGTTAACGCGCGGCCGGGAGCCCCCACCCCGACGACTCCCCCTTTCCCTGCCAGACGCACGGGGGCTCTCGCAGGGAGTGGGTGTCTCGGTTTTAAGTGATTGGATTTCCCCAGGAATGTTATTTAAATTGACTTGCGACTGGGATTCGCTTACCATCCTTCTTGTGATCTTTCTGATTAAAAATGGATGATGGCCATTAATGGCTCGCGCAGTCCCGCAGCTGCCccggagctggggtgggggtggggggtacacGAGTGCTGGTCCTGCCTGCAGACGGACTAGGCGGGGGTCAACTGGGAGGTCAGCACCCCCAGGTCACCTCCAGAACTAAATGAGTTTCTCAGGGAGACTCTGGGTCAAGGCCCCACAGACGTGCCCCCAGAGGAGCAAGGAAGATTTGACCAAGGTGACCCGATGACTGAGGAGAGGAGTTCATCCCCAGACACAGGGCAGAGAGTGGGTTTTGGGGGTGGAAGGGTGCCACTCATCCTCGTAAATAACACATATGTGAAATGTTAAAGGGGAGTTCTAAGTGGTTGGCCACCTGCCTGGGCATTGATCTACGTTTTCAAGGTTATTCTTGTTTGCAAAGTTTCTCTTTAAGGGGAATGTGCGCTCTCATTCAGCACGTGAGCTGGCAGAGTGCCTTTTCTTGGCTTCTCCACTCCCTGTGGAAACTTCTGGGTGCATAGGGAGAGCTGacacctcctggtccccatccaGGCGCTTCTGTCCCAGAGCAACAACACCCAGGGCCTAGGAACCTGCACATTCATCAAGGAAGAGTTATTTTTCTGGACTTAGAATGTGTTCATTCTCTCATCTCTTAAAGATCAGGACAGACTCTTACACACAAATCAGAGGGAAAGCCTATGGTAAGTAAAAGCAAAGGGGATCTTTAGAGACACAGGTGTCCTCTATGGACCAGGCAGGCATGCCCATCTTATTGAGACAAGTCATTGCTACCTCCAGGGGAAGGAGTTGAAAGAGTTTTGGAAGGGAACGCTTTACTTTCCTTACACCTGGAATCAGGCCTTTTTCATGGGGGGACCAGACAAGACCATGTCATGTGAGCACAGGTTCTCCACTGTAAAGGCTCCTAAAACTACATTTCTCTACATCTTAGTCTGCTTTTCTACACCTACTGAATAATTATAAAGCCTGATTTTCAAGGTAACTGATGAAAGAGATTCATTTTACAGCCATAAAAATTGCGTTGTTCTTTCTTTCGCCCGTATTTTTGCCAAATCCACTATTTCACATGCTCTATTTTCTtggtcttctgatcttgtttttaacttctgcctgagagtgaggtcatcccatattcagccttctgtgtctgatttatttcacttaacatgatttcttcaagctccatccaagataggctggaaacggtgaagtcaccatttttaatacctaatggagtagtattgcattgtgtatatagatcacaacttgctcagccactcatctgttgttggacacctgagttgcttccaggttttagctattacaaattgtactgctaagaacatatgtgtacacagatctttttggatgggtgtgttgggttccttaggatatatccccaggagaggaattgcaggatcatagggtaggtccatttctagccttctgagagttctacagactgttctccgaagaggttggaccaattgacattggtccagcagtgcaggagggttcctttgacctcacaacctctccagcatttgctgctgttaccttttctggtatatgacattctcacaggagtgaagtggtatctcactgttgtctttatttgcatttctctgacaatcgaagacttgaagcatttttttcatgtgtttctcagccttttggatctcttctgtggtaaatattctgtccatgtcctctccccatttttggatggggttatttgttttcttgttgagtttggcaagctctttatatattttgattattagcctcttgtctgaggtatggcatgtaaatatcttttcccattctgtctcctggtttgggtattggattcttttgctatgcagaagctttttaattggatgtagtcccataggtttattcttgccttagtcttctttgtaactggattcatgtcattgaagatgactttaaaatttatgtggaaaagagttctgccaatattttcctctaagtatctgatagtttatggtctaatatccaagtccttgatccacttggaatttacttttgtatttggtgaaatacagtggttcagtttcattcttctgtatgttttaacccatttttttcaacactatttgttgaagagactctcctttccccatttgttgttttcgatgggttatgttgttttcacggggctggcttcacgggcgggtaacagatgaccagggactcatggttgagctgtaggcagtatctctttattcatgcaggacacagcacaatctaagacgagctaagctaaactgaagttactcacaatgctgtctttatatatacttgccaagtagggtggaaacaggatgtgacatagagagggtggagagaaaagtgactggtgaaaaacagagtgtgacaaggagggggtggagcaggcgagaatcctatcactgaaccaccaatgccctggagggagggtggtacttgttaacagtggtgatgtaaatagaatagtgttaagcagggggtatttaaaccaaatgaaacagaaggggtctcttgcataccaacacccatttaatagtctgggcacctttgtcaaagattagatgtccataggtgtgggggcttacttctggctctcagttctattccactggtcagatatgagaatagctattcctgccctttttggtgggccattggcttgtatgatagttttccatcctttcactttgagtttgtgtttgtcttgttgagttaggtgggtttccggtagacagcatattgttgggttgtgttttttgatccatcttcatactctgtgccttttaataggtgaattcaggccattgacatttattgatatcaaatattgaagctattttaacaccattcttgtagatttttagagtgttctgatatatggcctatataTATAGTggtttgactgtttataggagacctttcagaacttctttcagggcaggcttgatgatagttgattctttcaactattgcttgtctgagaagcatttatgtctccatctagtctgaacgacagtctagcaggatacagtagtcttggttgaaagcctttctcattgagcactcgatagatatcttgccattctcttctggcctgtactgtttgtgtggagaagtctgctgctaatcttaggggtgttcctctgtaggtgactctttgtttttcacttgtagccttcagcatcctttctttatccttattcctttccattttaaatatgatatgttttggtgtctttaagtctaggttaattctgtttgggaccctctgggcttcttgaatctttatgtctttgatgttgtctagactggagaagttctcagctattatgtcctggaaaatgctttcttcccctccctctctttcttcctctggtatgccaataatgcgtatattatttctttggaagtcatcccataggtctctgttgttgttttcagtatctcttaatctctttttgagatctcttacttcttttttagttgtctctaattcatcctcggtcttgctaattctgtcttcagcctcatttattctattctctctcccctgtactgttttctatgttcacctattttgttaccctgttctgatactgttttagcttgttcagctagtgtgttcttagctcagctatttcagctttcagctctaataaccttgagataatcagtgttttcttccagagtctatttgttgtttctgcatttctgatgagaattctttcaaactctttactcactcctgtgattatttccttaactagtgtttggatgttgacctcattattttgtgctacaccctttgggggccttttagctggacttttgtcctgattcatttttcttcttgttggtttaaccattttatatagtatgttatgaggttcctcgctcagtactttttaaattattgatcacttttgcctggatggTCCTGTGTCTAagaaaggtaattaaagagttcacagttgtggaaattgacagttgtttcaatagtattttaatccctgaattggagatccatggcttaaaagcctcttttgttctttttcttccctgtacactatgggagcctgagggcttttaaactataaggcttcttatcttaatccctgactcctgaccaagagataaagcagggtgggggagagatagcacagtggttatgcagagagactctcatagcaccaccgctaggccactgaggcatagatcttctcctgagtttcctcgtcaattctctgtcccctgatgtcagcacagggcctccctgccactactctagcttctgagggcagtagcagtggagactcacagttgcatttggtgagtcttaggggagtcctgtcctcccttcagctgtctttttgttggtgaaacagactggaggtggtatctcaactggtaaactgctggactgttaccagccacttaatc
Above is a genomic segment from Erinaceus europaeus chromosome 9, mEriEur2.1, whole genome shotgun sequence containing:
- the C9H3orf80 gene encoding uncharacterized membrane protein C3orf80 homolog produces the protein MRGPGVTADGLPVAPALLLALATLVAPSRGGGSCAELACGERERCCAAANATAVRCCKLPLHAFLDGVGWFVRKLSGLLILLVLFAIGYFLQRIICPSPRRPPRGQARPGQPGGAGAPDDDAPALLRDEAAAGSQDSLLDRGGPAGDPENELPGVSPVFLQLPSYEEVKYLPTYEESMRLQQLSPGEVVLPVSVLGTRESDGQGRFPLI